The following proteins are encoded in a genomic region of Tenuifilum sp. 4138str:
- a CDS encoding aldehyde ferredoxin oxidoreductase family protein codes for MDVKEMAKQHKMLTQWKYEWKPLYRGYTDKTLYINVGTNEVKEKPVPPIMKEKFIGGKGYDLRLLWDATKPDTKWNDPENEIVISSGPIGGITQYSGTGKSLVCTISPQTDIVIDSNVGGFFGPFLKFSGFDALEIQGKAKNDVIIYIDGVEHKVEIFEAPAEPLDSHILGEVLSEMFAKDEADKKNIGIVSTGAAADHSLIGMLNFTFYDPKRKCIRLKQSGRGGIGTVFRDKKIKAIVCKIPGVKGNLNNVADLEAIAERGRRFNREIRELDDKQCQMRSKGTAHLVEIMNDYDLLPTHNFQYGSHKDAHKIHSDVWKSYFTQGVPDGCWIGCNMSCAKGVDKFEIKTGPYKGQKVIVDGPEYETAAGLGSNCGIFDPEYVIEANFYCDTYGICTITWGTTMAFIMECYERGILNKERTGGLELRFGNKDAALELLHQVARGEGFGKLAGMGVKKLKEHFVKEYGADEKFLNDIAMVNKGLEYSQYVSKESLAQQGGYAMTNKGPQHDEAWLIFMDMVNNHIPTFEDKAEALHYFPMFRTWFGLQGLCKLPWNDVEPENNAETDEPAKVPEHVDNYVTIYNAVTGSNIDKHELIRQSERVYNFQRIFNIRRGYGTRKYDAQPYRAAGPVTKEEYLSREERYDKQLKEQVGVDPTRMTLEEKMAALRKYREDRYEKLLDAVYERRGWNKNGVPTIEHLKKIGMDLPELIEVVKPLQ; via the coding sequence ATGGACGTTAAGGAAATGGCTAAGCAGCACAAGATGCTGACCCAGTGGAAGTACGAGTGGAAACCGCTTTACCGCGGCTACACCGATAAAACCTTGTACATAAACGTTGGAACCAACGAGGTTAAGGAAAAACCCGTACCCCCAATCATGAAGGAGAAATTCATTGGCGGTAAGGGTTACGACCTGCGCCTTTTGTGGGATGCAACCAAACCCGATACCAAATGGAACGACCCCGAGAACGAGATTGTTATCTCATCGGGTCCCATTGGCGGTATCACCCAGTACTCCGGTACCGGTAAATCGTTAGTTTGTACCATCTCGCCCCAAACCGATATTGTTATCGACTCAAACGTGGGTGGTTTCTTTGGCCCTTTCCTCAAGTTCTCAGGTTTTGATGCCCTTGAGATTCAGGGTAAGGCTAAAAACGATGTTATCATTTACATCGACGGCGTTGAGCACAAGGTTGAGATTTTTGAGGCTCCCGCCGAGCCGCTCGATAGCCATATTCTTGGCGAGGTGCTTAGCGAGATGTTTGCCAAGGACGAAGCCGATAAAAAGAATATCGGTATAGTTTCAACTGGCGCCGCTGCCGACCATAGCCTTATTGGCATGCTAAACTTCACCTTCTACGATCCCAAACGTAAGTGCATCCGCCTAAAACAATCCGGTCGTGGTGGTATTGGTACCGTTTTCCGCGATAAGAAGATTAAAGCCATAGTTTGCAAGATTCCTGGCGTTAAGGGTAACCTTAACAACGTGGCTGACCTTGAAGCCATTGCTGAGCGTGGCCGCCGCTTTAACCGCGAAATCCGCGAACTCGACGATAAGCAGTGCCAGATGCGCAGCAAGGGTACCGCCCACCTAGTTGAAATCATGAACGATTACGACCTGCTACCAACCCATAACTTCCAGTACGGCTCGCATAAGGATGCTCACAAGATTCACTCCGATGTATGGAAGAGCTACTTCACCCAGGGTGTTCCCGATGGTTGCTGGATTGGTTGCAACATGAGCTGCGCCAAGGGTGTGGATAAGTTCGAGATTAAAACCGGCCCCTACAAGGGACAGAAAGTGATTGTTGATGGTCCCGAGTATGAAACCGCTGCCGGATTAGGCTCCAACTGCGGAATTTTTGATCCGGAGTACGTTATTGAGGCCAACTTTTACTGCGATACCTACGGCATTTGCACCATCACCTGGGGCACCACCATGGCATTCATCATGGAGTGCTATGAGCGTGGTATTCTCAATAAGGAGCGTACCGGTGGTCTGGAGCTAAGGTTTGGCAACAAGGATGCTGCTCTTGAGCTGCTGCACCAGGTTGCCCGAGGCGAAGGCTTTGGTAAACTTGCCGGAATGGGCGTTAAAAAACTTAAGGAGCACTTTGTTAAGGAGTACGGTGCCGATGAGAAATTCCTGAACGACATTGCCATGGTTAACAAGGGCCTGGAGTACAGCCAGTACGTTTCAAAGGAATCGTTGGCACAGCAGGGTGGCTACGCCATGACCAACAAGGGCCCACAACACGACGAGGCTTGGCTCATCTTCATGGATATGGTTAACAACCACATACCAACCTTTGAGGACAAGGCCGAGGCGCTGCACTACTTCCCCATGTTCCGTACATGGTTTGGGCTTCAGGGTCTTTGCAAGCTCCCCTGGAACGATGTTGAGCCCGAAAACAACGCCGAGACCGATGAACCAGCTAAGGTTCCCGAGCACGTTGATAACTACGTTACCATATACAACGCCGTAACCGGCAGCAATATCGATAAGCATGAGCTTATCCGCCAGAGCGAGCGCGTTTACAACTTCCAGCGCATCTTCAACATTCGCCGGGGCTATGGTACCCGCAAGTACGATGCTCAACCCTACCGCGCTGCTGGTCCTGTTACCAAGGAGGAGTACCTCAGCCGCGAGGAGCGCTACGATAAGCAGCTCAAGGAGCAGGTGGGAGTTGATCCTACCAGGATGACCCTTGAGGAAAAGATGGCAGCCCTACGTAAGTACCGCGAGGATCGCTACGAGAAACTGCTCGATGCAGTTTACGAGCGCCGTGGCTGGAACAAGAATGGCGTGCCCACTATTGAGCACCTCAAGAAAATTGGAATGGACTTACCCGAGCTCATCGAAGTGGTAAAACCATTGCAGTAA
- a CDS encoding TetR/AcrR family transcriptional regulator produces MNQLEDSHKGMRENIVSAATEVFSRYGFKKTSMEDIARALRMGKSSIYYYFKGKEEIFQAVVDREANLLRVKVKEILESGLPVTEKLRSYVKMRMDLIKHLSNYMEILKNDDLMNLELTEKFRKKYDDEEITIVKQMLEEGINRNELKVKDLNLSALAIVTAMKGLEIPLVTSTMGVESLNMVIDDMLDILFYGIVKR; encoded by the coding sequence ATGAACCAGTTAGAAGATAGCCACAAGGGAATGCGCGAGAATATTGTTAGCGCGGCTACCGAAGTTTTCAGCCGGTATGGCTTTAAGAAAACATCGATGGAGGATATTGCCCGGGCACTACGAATGGGCAAAAGCTCCATTTACTACTACTTTAAGGGTAAGGAGGAGATTTTTCAGGCAGTGGTTGACCGGGAAGCCAACCTGCTTAGGGTTAAGGTTAAGGAGATACTTGAGAGTGGGCTGCCCGTTACCGAAAAGCTTCGCTCCTACGTTAAGATGCGCATGGATTTAATCAAGCATCTATCAAACTACATGGAAATCCTCAAGAACGACGATCTAATGAACCTGGAGCTAACCGAAAAGTTCAGGAAAAAGTACGACGACGAGGAAATAACCATTGTAAAACAGATGCTTGAGGAGGGTATAAATAGGAATGAGCTCAAGGTAAAGGATTTAAACCTATCGGCATTGGCCATAGTTACGGCTATGAAAGGCTTGGAGATTCCACTGGTTACTTCAACCATGGGTGTGGAGAGCCTTAATATGGTTATTGACGATATGCTCGATATTCTTTTCTACGGAATTGTAAAACGTTAA
- a CDS encoding TolC family protein has protein sequence MKILRLVSFFGAWLIGIGYVSGQQVLTLEQCRQMALEHNQKVLIADEHVEAAGALKRSAQTQFLPSISANGLYTRTNKKFSLLDKDLMLPVIPYTAIDPVTGGLNSAILSPTLPDGTPNPNFNPLVFGSTFAIDPSTGQPYTDSDGNPLFQRYTWLPKDKAEFGNKNVYVAGVNLTQPIFTGGKIRETYRIAKYGEKLARAQSEAERTEVLYKTEESYWRVAAVAEKVKLVQAYIALLDKLNTDLENYYAEGIIIKNDLLKVKVKKNEAELNLLKAQNGLTLSKMALCQQVGLPLNTDIVIADSLPALMEPIAQMNYTDSALARRPEIEALNQTINIAKSGVNLMKSRYMPNIGLTANYMFFNPNPYNGLTENFGGDWSVGVAINVPIFHWNDRGHTLKAARSEQRVAELKMDEAKELISLQVQQAIFQLNESIKKVEMAQVNLKQAEENLKVTRDAFESGRQKTSDVLEAQAMWQNAFSDLIDARMEYRLNVVNLKRVTGSLK, from the coding sequence ATGAAGATTTTAAGATTGGTTTCTTTTTTCGGGGCATGGCTAATTGGTATTGGCTATGTTTCGGGTCAGCAAGTTCTAACTCTGGAACAGTGCCGGCAAATGGCGCTGGAGCATAACCAGAAGGTTTTAATTGCCGATGAGCATGTTGAGGCGGCAGGTGCCTTGAAGCGTTCTGCACAAACACAATTCCTGCCAAGTATCAGTGCAAACGGGCTTTACACCCGAACCAACAAAAAGTTCAGCCTGCTCGATAAGGATTTGATGCTTCCGGTTATACCCTACACGGCCATTGACCCAGTAACCGGTGGGCTTAACAGCGCAATTCTTAGCCCAACCCTTCCCGATGGAACCCCAAACCCAAACTTTAACCCATTGGTTTTTGGCAGCACCTTTGCCATTGACCCCAGTACCGGACAACCCTATACCGATAGCGATGGGAACCCGCTCTTTCAGCGATATACCTGGCTCCCAAAGGATAAGGCTGAGTTTGGCAATAAGAATGTTTACGTGGCAGGGGTTAACCTCACCCAGCCCATCTTTACAGGTGGAAAAATCAGGGAAACCTACCGCATTGCAAAGTATGGCGAAAAGTTAGCCCGGGCACAAAGCGAAGCTGAACGTACCGAGGTACTATACAAAACAGAGGAATCGTACTGGCGTGTTGCAGCAGTGGCCGAAAAGGTTAAGCTGGTTCAGGCTTACATTGCCCTGCTCGATAAGCTCAATACCGACCTGGAAAACTACTATGCCGAGGGCATAATCATAAAGAATGACCTGCTTAAGGTAAAGGTAAAGAAAAACGAAGCCGAGCTAAACCTGCTGAAAGCGCAGAACGGACTTACCCTATCCAAAATGGCTCTTTGCCAGCAGGTAGGATTACCCCTTAATACCGATATAGTTATAGCTGACTCATTACCAGCTCTAATGGAGCCCATAGCCCAAATGAACTACACCGACTCGGCTTTGGCCCGCCGTCCTGAGATTGAGGCGCTTAACCAAACCATCAATATTGCCAAGTCCGGTGTTAACCTGATGAAATCGCGCTACATGCCAAACATTGGTTTAACTGCCAACTACATGTTCTTTAACCCCAACCCCTACAACGGGCTCACCGAGAACTTTGGTGGCGACTGGAGCGTAGGTGTTGCTATAAACGTTCCCATTTTCCACTGGAACGACCGTGGCCATACCCTTAAGGCAGCCCGAAGCGAACAGCGCGTAGCTGAACTTAAGATGGACGAAGCTAAGGAGCTAATCAGCCTTCAGGTGCAGCAGGCCATTTTTCAGCTCAACGAGTCAATCAAGAAGGTTGAGATGGCTCAGGTAAACCTAAAACAGGCCGAGGAAAACCTAAAGGTTACCCGCGATGCCTTTGAGAGTGGTCGTCAAAAAACTTCCGACGTGCTTGAGGCTCAAGCCATGTGGCAGAATGCTTTCAGCGACCTGATTGATGCTCGCATGGAATACAGGCTGAATGTGGTTAACCTGAAACGGGTTACGGGAAGTTTGAAATAG
- a CDS encoding efflux RND transporter periplasmic adaptor subunit gives MKRLILLFTAAAALVFVSCSGNKQEQAQSEVNVPLVSTIRVEERTFNPILTFTGTVFANKEANLGATLPGKVEKIYFEEGQMVKKGDLIVELSDEMLTQAMIEHETIKKDFERVSRLREKGSISEMEYDHVKAKYDASTAKVEMVKKNTQVYAPFSGIIAERMMEEGEVYFLNPGLEPGYSMRSGIVRLMQIDPATVKFDVNEKDLIHIRKGLPVVVKLDGMPGKTFQGKVDRIKPMLSTTTRSTSVEVTIPNSNMEVKPGMFAFVDVMLPEVKSAVVPLRSIYRMPGTSDDFVFTVVNDTVHRVKVERLQTIGEHVAVRGIDAGTEIILEGKNRVNDGLKVKVSNR, from the coding sequence ATGAAACGATTAATTTTACTATTTACAGCAGCTGCTGCGTTGGTTTTTGTATCGTGCAGTGGCAATAAGCAGGAACAAGCCCAAAGCGAAGTGAATGTTCCGCTTGTATCCACCATCAGGGTTGAGGAGCGCACTTTCAATCCGATTCTAACCTTTACAGGTACAGTATTTGCCAACAAGGAGGCAAACTTAGGCGCTACCCTACCCGGAAAGGTTGAAAAAATCTACTTTGAGGAGGGCCAGATGGTTAAAAAGGGCGATCTCATTGTGGAACTTTCCGATGAGATGCTTACCCAGGCAATGATTGAGCACGAAACCATCAAGAAGGATTTTGAGCGTGTATCGCGCTTACGCGAGAAGGGAAGCATAAGCGAGATGGAGTACGACCATGTTAAGGCTAAATACGATGCTTCAACCGCAAAGGTCGAAATGGTTAAAAAGAACACACAGGTTTACGCTCCCTTCAGCGGCATAATTGCCGAGCGAATGATGGAGGAAGGAGAAGTTTACTTCCTTAACCCCGGTCTGGAGCCCGGCTATTCCATGCGTTCGGGCATTGTTAGGCTGATGCAAATTGACCCTGCTACTGTAAAGTTCGATGTGAACGAAAAGGATTTAATCCATATCCGTAAAGGCCTACCGGTGGTGGTTAAGCTCGATGGTATGCCCGGAAAAACCTTTCAGGGGAAGGTTGATAGAATTAAGCCCATGCTCTCAACCACAACCCGTTCCACATCGGTTGAGGTTACCATTCCCAACTCAAACATGGAGGTTAAACCGGGGATGTTTGCCTTTGTTGATGTAATGCTACCCGAGGTGAAATCGGCAGTGGTGCCCCTGCGTAGCATATACCGTATGCCTGGCACATCGGACGATTTTGTATTTACTGTGGTTAACGATACCGTTCACCGTGTTAAGGTTGAGCGCCTGCAAACCATTGGTGAGCACGTTGCCGTTAGGGGTATCGATGCAGGTACCGAAATTATCCTCGAAGGCAAAAACCGCGTGAACGACGGTTTAAAGGTTAAGGTGAGCAACAGGTAA
- a CDS encoding efflux RND transporter permease subunit: MKLPQVAVKRPVFTAMLFVAILLFGVVSLTRLPLDIMPEMELPTLTVITVYPGASADEVEEQVSKKLEKILSGTEHLKEITSQSKENVSFVQLQFEWGTDITSAANNARDLIELVKNKLPRDAHNPIIFKVNSSLMPVLVYGVTANESYNGLYKIVDDEVASKLRKVPGVGSVIVIGAPEREIKVDIDPVKLHAYNLSLNQVATVLKAQNISIPGGNIKVGNDDYSVRIPGDIASVDELRDLALISFNGKVIRLSDVAEVRDEYKEKDDVGRTTNGKGVTLMVQKQSGENTLEVVKKIRKKVAEIKPALPSDVSITEVMKSDELITESINNLSESLWYALFFVVLVVMAFLRNWKQSFIIFITIPFSLIVAFIVMFASGWTINIFSLMSLVVASGMVVDNAIVVLENITQHIEKGAKPKQAAIFGSSEMGMAISASTLTTIVVFLPMIFMGGIVGIMFKQLAILTSVTLIASLFTALTLTPMASSQMLEGMKKGDKRRHGKLFEWSERMFQKLENGYKKALAWVIHHKTFTVIVTVALLAFSLWVGKGLGTDYIPEFDAGDVVAVIETEVGTSTTKTDSVAQLVMQIFQDEIPEMVPGSLASVSGQTEEGLLSSVGFSEGKNIATVMCHLSKPNERKHSAKQIADRIRPRIAAIPEVENFRLLGGSILSAAVTGNKKPIEIEVSGNSFGTINSTAEAITARMRQSKYFSDVINNVDKGKLEVQIRVDKRKASAMGLNSAMIGLQVRQSIYGTEAGEFKEGGDEYDITLRYSPEYRNDISQIRNIQLKNLLNQTIPLLAVAEVEMGTSPLQINRKGQQRVVKVMAELNDVSLGEAQKEAKRIIANLDIPSDVTVEVAGQTTEQGESFSDLYLILVLGILLVYMVMAAQFESFRDPFIIMFAVPVTFIGVVWAFKITGLTLSITTFVGLIMLMGIVVNNGIVLVDYTNLLRKRGYKLYDAIAEAGRSRLRPVLMTTLTTLLGMVPMATSSGMGREAYSPLGITMIGGLLVSTLITLLLVPTIYAIFHGKERKKEAEGNKSILFN, from the coding sequence ATGAAACTACCACAAGTTGCCGTAAAAAGGCCTGTATTCACAGCCATGTTGTTTGTGGCAATCCTGCTCTTTGGCGTGGTATCGCTTACCAGGCTACCGCTCGACATTATGCCCGAAATGGAGTTACCCACTCTTACGGTAATTACCGTATATCCGGGCGCCAGCGCCGATGAGGTGGAAGAGCAGGTATCCAAAAAGTTGGAAAAAATCCTATCGGGAACGGAACACCTAAAGGAGATAACATCGCAAAGCAAGGAGAACGTATCGTTTGTTCAGCTTCAGTTTGAGTGGGGAACCGATATTACTTCGGCAGCCAATAATGCCCGCGACCTTATTGAGCTGGTAAAGAATAAGCTACCCCGTGATGCTCATAACCCAATTATTTTCAAGGTAAACAGCTCACTGATGCCTGTTCTGGTGTATGGCGTTACCGCCAATGAGAGCTATAACGGGCTTTACAAGATTGTTGACGATGAGGTGGCCAGCAAGCTACGCAAGGTGCCGGGAGTGGGCTCAGTAATTGTAATAGGCGCACCCGAACGGGAGATTAAGGTTGATATCGACCCCGTTAAGCTACACGCCTACAACCTGTCGCTCAACCAGGTGGCAACCGTGCTAAAGGCACAGAATATTTCTATCCCCGGTGGAAATATCAAGGTGGGCAACGATGACTACTCGGTTCGCATTCCCGGCGATATTGCCAGCGTTGATGAGCTTCGTGACTTGGCGCTCATCAGCTTCAACGGTAAGGTTATTCGCCTTAGCGATGTGGCCGAGGTGCGCGATGAGTATAAGGAGAAGGACGATGTGGGAAGAACCACAAACGGGAAAGGGGTCACCCTGATGGTGCAAAAGCAATCGGGCGAGAACACCCTTGAGGTGGTTAAGAAAATTCGCAAAAAGGTTGCTGAAATTAAACCCGCCCTGCCATCGGATGTTAGCATTACCGAGGTAATGAAGAGCGATGAGCTTATCACTGAATCCATCAACAACCTTTCCGAATCGCTCTGGTATGCTCTGTTCTTTGTGGTGCTTGTGGTTATGGCATTTCTGCGTAACTGGAAGCAAAGCTTTATCATTTTCATAACAATACCCTTCTCGCTGATTGTAGCATTCATTGTGATGTTTGCTTCAGGGTGGACAATCAACATCTTCAGCTTGATGTCGTTGGTGGTGGCATCGGGTATGGTAGTGGATAATGCCATTGTGGTGCTTGAGAATATCACCCAGCATATTGAGAAAGGGGCTAAGCCCAAGCAGGCAGCAATTTTCGGTAGTAGTGAGATGGGTATGGCAATTTCAGCATCAACCCTTACCACCATTGTGGTATTCCTGCCCATGATATTCATGGGTGGCATTGTGGGTATCATGTTCAAGCAGCTGGCCATACTAACTTCAGTAACCTTAATAGCTTCGTTATTCACAGCGCTTACCCTAACCCCAATGGCATCGTCGCAAATGCTTGAGGGCATGAAAAAAGGTGATAAACGCCGCCACGGAAAGCTATTCGAGTGGAGTGAACGTATGTTTCAGAAACTTGAAAATGGCTATAAGAAAGCATTGGCATGGGTTATTCACCACAAAACATTTACTGTTATAGTAACGGTTGCCCTGCTGGCATTCAGCCTTTGGGTTGGTAAGGGCTTGGGAACCGATTACATCCCTGAGTTCGATGCTGGCGATGTGGTTGCAGTAATTGAAACCGAGGTGGGAACATCAACCACCAAAACCGATAGCGTGGCTCAATTGGTTATGCAAATCTTCCAGGATGAGATTCCTGAGATGGTTCCCGGCTCATTGGCATCGGTTTCCGGACAAACCGAGGAGGGGCTCTTGTCGTCGGTAGGGTTTAGTGAGGGTAAAAATATTGCTACTGTGATGTGTCACCTTTCAAAACCCAACGAGCGAAAGCATTCAGCAAAACAGATTGCCGACAGAATTCGCCCACGCATTGCAGCCATACCCGAAGTGGAGAACTTTCGCTTGCTTGGGGGTAGTATCCTCTCAGCTGCTGTTACAGGAAATAAAAAACCTATTGAGATTGAGGTTTCAGGCAACAGCTTTGGTACTATAAACAGCACGGCCGAGGCCATTACTGCCCGCATGCGCCAATCCAAATACTTTAGCGATGTTATCAACAACGTTGATAAGGGTAAGCTTGAGGTACAAATCAGGGTTGATAAGCGCAAGGCTTCGGCCATGGGTCTGAACTCAGCCATGATTGGCCTACAGGTTCGCCAGAGTATATATGGTACTGAAGCTGGCGAGTTCAAGGAGGGGGGCGATGAGTACGATATAACCCTGCGCTACTCACCCGAGTACCGTAACGATATCAGCCAAATCCGCAACATACAGCTTAAAAACCTGCTGAACCAAACCATACCGCTATTGGCTGTGGCCGAGGTGGAAATGGGAACCAGCCCCCTGCAGATTAACCGTAAAGGGCAACAACGTGTGGTTAAGGTTATGGCTGAACTAAACGATGTGTCGCTGGGCGAAGCCCAAAAGGAGGCCAAGCGTATTATTGCCAATCTTGACATTCCCAGCGATGTTACCGTTGAGGTTGCCGGTCAAACCACTGAGCAAGGAGAGTCGTTTAGCGACCTATACCTAATCCTTGTACTTGGTATCTTACTGGTTTACATGGTTATGGCCGCTCAGTTTGAGAGTTTCCGCGACCCATTCATCATCATGTTTGCTGTGCCGGTAACCTTTATTGGAGTGGTTTGGGCATTCAAGATAACCGGCTTAACCCTAAGTATCACAACTTTTGTGGGTTTGATTATGCTTATGGGTATAGTGGTAAACAACGGTATAGTGCTTGTTGACTACACCAACCTGCTCCGTAAGCGCGGTTACAAGCTTTACGATGCCATTGCCGAAGCAGGCCGAAGCCGTTTACGTCCGGTGCTTATGACTACGCTTACAACGCTCTTGGGCATGGTACCCATGGCTACCAGCAGCGGTATGGGACGCGAGGCATACTCACCCCTGGGCATCACCATGATTGGTGGACTACTGGTTTCAACCCTTATCACCCTGCTGCTGGTTCCAACTATTTACGCTATTTTCCATGGTAAAGAGCGAAAAAAAGAAGCCGAGGGTAATAAATCCATTCTGTTTAACTAA
- a CDS encoding PG0541 family transporter-associated protein, which produces MKMIYCTCNVAVLEPLLKMLDENNVRDFQVVEQVTAKNKKGDHRFNNPVWPGYNSTVFIQITEDEKAKMVMEKIREFNRNAFNDNELVTACMWTIEDYFFD; this is translated from the coding sequence ATGAAGATGATATATTGCACCTGCAACGTTGCTGTTCTTGAGCCGCTGCTCAAGATGCTTGACGAGAACAACGTTCGCGACTTTCAGGTTGTGGAGCAGGTTACAGCCAAGAATAAGAAAGGCGACCACCGTTTCAACAACCCGGTATGGCCCGGTTACAACTCAACCGTATTCATCCAAATCACTGAGGACGAAAAAGCCAAAATGGTAATGGAAAAAATACGTGAGTTTAACCGCAATGCCTTTAACGATAACGAGCTGGTTACTGCCTGTATGTGGACTATTGAAGATTACTTTTTCGATTAA